The Paracoccus sp. MBLB3053 nucleotide sequence TGGCATCGGCAACCCTTTACGCGTTGGCCATGGTCCTGACGCGCTCGCGGGCACGGACGGAGAACCCGTTCGTGCTGGCGCTGGTCTTCAACCTGCTCGCGATTGCGCTAAGCGGTATGGCCAGCCCTTCGGGTGCCGGAAACGCTCCAGACCAATCGACGGGCACCTGGCTGCAGCTCGACCCCGAGGACTGGGTACTTTTGGTGCTGCTGAGCGGCATGATGCTGATCGGAAGCGTTGGCACAGCCATTGCGTATCAGTCGGGGCCACCTGCGATTGTCTCGACCTGGGATTTCTCCTATCTTGCCTTTGCAGTTCTATGGGGAGTGGTGCTGTTCTCCGAGCAGCTCGATCTGGCATCCATACTGGGCATCAGCTTGATCGCACTCGCCGGGATCGCGGTCATCCGACGTTAGGTCTTCCCGAGGTAAACCGTATGGCAAGGGCCGGCCGTCACCGCCCCTTGACCACCAGCTTGCTGCTGGCCTGCATGCTTGGCCGCCGTTCAGGCATCGCGCAGCGAAGTCCTTGATGAGATGCAAGCAATGCGATTTCGCTGAGGTCTAATGAATGAAAAAGTCCGAACCACCGGCCCATTACAGCCGCTCAGCCATGACAAATGCCGCATCGCTGCATGCGTCGAAGCGGTCGCTCGGTGATACCGCAACGAACTCCTCGACGAGGTCGCAGCGAAGTGGGACAAAGCTGCCGGTCGCAGGTGCAGCACTGTTCATCTTGGCTTGACTGATGGGAGATGACAAATAAATATATCAACTTCTATTGAGGTGTTGATTCGATGGACGAACCACAGGCTCTGGCGGCCTTTGCGGCCATGTCTCAGGAAACGCGGCTGCGTGTTGTTCGGCTGCTGGTTCAGGCCGGCCCGGAGGGGATGGCGGCGGGTGCGATCGGCGAGGCGTTGGGGGATGCGACGACCTCGCGGCTGTCGTTCCATTTAACCCATTTGGAACATGCCGGGCTCATCCGGTCGCGGCGCAACGGACGT carries:
- a CDS encoding ArsR/SmtB family transcription factor translates to MDEPQALAAFAAMSQETRLRVVRLLVQAGPEGMAAGAIGEALGDATTSRLSFHLTHLEHAGLIRSRRNGRFIIYSAVYPALGGLIGFLMKDCCQGHPEICAPALACACDPAATRKA